In Polynucleobacter arcticus, the following proteins share a genomic window:
- a CDS encoding C40 family peptidase, whose product MSVHVLRIMLLTLSKKALSCRTLMGCGIFICILSMLSGCANFGSKNHVAKVAQFKQDTSVGTEDISIAALGLVGVPYRYGGNNPNGGFDCSGLIAYVFNKSANIKLPRTIQEMSNRGQGVDNGSPAPGDLVFFNTTGAKFSHAGIYVGQGRFVHAPSAGGTVRLDYITAPYWAARFTEARRLSP is encoded by the coding sequence GTGAGCGTTCACGTCTTGCGGATCATGCTGCTGACGCTCTCTAAGAAAGCCCTCTCATGCCGCACTCTGATGGGGTGCGGCATTTTTATTTGCATCCTCAGCATGCTCTCAGGATGCGCTAACTTTGGCTCAAAAAATCATGTAGCTAAGGTTGCCCAATTCAAACAAGACACGAGCGTTGGCACTGAGGATATCTCGATTGCAGCGCTAGGTTTGGTCGGAGTACCCTATCGCTACGGCGGGAACAATCCTAACGGCGGATTTGATTGCAGTGGATTAATTGCCTACGTCTTTAATAAGTCTGCCAATATTAAACTTCCACGCACCATTCAAGAGATGAGCAACCGAGGTCAAGGTGTCGATAACGGCTCACCTGCCCCTGGAGACCTAGTCTTTTTCAATACTACCGGGGCAAAGTTTTCCCATGCGGGGATCTACGTGGGACAAGGCAGATTTGTACATGCCCCTAGTGCTGGCGGGACTGTCCGACTGGATTACATTACTGCGCCCTATTGGGCAGCGAGGTTTACTGAGGCTAGGAGATTAAGTCCCTAG
- a CDS encoding bifunctional UDP-4-keto-pentose/UDP-xylose synthase, giving the protein MKKVLILGVNGFIGHHLSKRILETTDWDVYGMDMQNDRLGDLVNHPRMHFFEGDITINKEWVEYHIRKCDVILPLVAIATPATYVQQPLKVFELDFEANLPIVRSAVKYKKHLVFPSTSEVYGMCEDAEFDPAESTMVYGPINKPRWIYACSKQLMDRVIWGYGMEGLRFTLFRPFNWIGPGLDSIYTPKEGSSRVVTQFLGHIVRGEPINLVDGGAQKRAFTYVDDGIDALVRIIANQDGIANGKIYNIGNPKNNHSIRELANQMLEIARSIPEYAKTANEVKIVETTSGAYYGEGYQDVQNRVPAIDNTMSELGWKPTTNMSDALKNIFEAYRQDVEKARHLVDTE; this is encoded by the coding sequence ATGAAAAAAGTACTCATTCTTGGCGTAAATGGCTTTATTGGTCATCACCTTTCCAAGCGCATCCTAGAGACAACCGATTGGGATGTCTATGGCATGGATATGCAAAATGATCGCTTAGGTGATTTGGTAAACCATCCGCGCATGCACTTCTTTGAAGGTGATATTACGATTAATAAAGAGTGGGTTGAATACCATATTCGTAAATGCGACGTCATTCTGCCCTTGGTAGCTATTGCTACTCCAGCGACTTATGTTCAGCAGCCACTCAAAGTATTTGAGCTCGACTTCGAAGCAAACTTACCCATCGTACGCTCTGCTGTTAAGTACAAAAAACATTTGGTATTTCCATCTACATCTGAAGTCTATGGGATGTGTGAAGATGCTGAGTTCGACCCCGCCGAATCTACGATGGTCTATGGTCCGATCAACAAACCACGCTGGATCTACGCTTGCTCCAAGCAATTAATGGATCGTGTGATTTGGGGTTACGGCATGGAAGGCTTACGCTTTACTCTCTTCCGTCCATTTAACTGGATTGGTCCTGGCTTAGATAGCATCTACACTCCAAAAGAAGGCTCCTCCCGTGTGGTAACTCAGTTCTTGGGTCATATCGTTCGCGGCGAGCCAATTAACTTAGTTGATGGTGGAGCACAGAAACGCGCCTTCACATATGTTGATGATGGTATCGATGCGCTAGTACGCATCATTGCCAACCAAGACGGCATTGCTAATGGCAAGATCTACAACATTGGTAACCCAAAGAACAATCACTCTATTCGCGAACTCGCCAATCAAATGCTAGAAATTGCCCGCAGCATTCCGGAGTATGCGAAGACAGCCAATGAAGTGAAAATTGTAGAGACAACTTCTGGCGCCTACTACGGCGAAGGCTACCAAGATGTGCAAAACCGTGTTCCTGCGATCGATAACACGATGAGCGAATTAGGCTGGAAGCCAACTACTAATATGAGTGATGCGCTAAAGAATATATTTGAAGCCTACCGCCAAGATGTAGAAAAAGCACGTCACCTAGTTGATACAGAGTAA
- a CDS encoding Mth938-like domain-containing protein — protein MKLQSDPHSGANTITGYGDGYIEINKIPYSHAVLLSSDGEILEWPVQSFDELSAADFSQMVTLKPELIIIGTGKRQRFPKPELLKTLIEAKIGFEVMDSQAACRTYNILVGEGRQVLLALIVEAT, from the coding sequence ATGAAGCTTCAATCTGACCCCCATTCCGGAGCCAACACGATCACCGGTTACGGTGATGGTTACATCGAGATCAATAAGATCCCCTACAGTCATGCTGTTTTATTGAGCTCCGACGGCGAAATCCTGGAGTGGCCAGTCCAATCTTTTGATGAACTCAGTGCAGCTGATTTCAGTCAAATGGTGACCCTAAAGCCTGAATTAATCATTATTGGAACCGGCAAGCGCCAGCGCTTCCCTAAGCCAGAACTATTAAAAACACTGATTGAGGCCAAAATTGGCTTTGAAGTGATGGATTCTCAAGCAGCCTGTCGCACTTACAACATTTTAGTTGGCGAAGGCCGTCAAGTATTACTCGCCCTCATCGTGGAAGCCACCTAA
- a CDS encoding DegT/DnrJ/EryC1/StrS family aminotransferase — protein MSTTENTPPFIPFTRPHFNQETIDAVAEVLRSGWVTSGPKLAEFEASLSEYFGGRPVRCFANGTATMKIALQVAGIGPGDEVITTPISWVATSNVILSVGATPVFVDIDPHTRNIDLSKVAAAISPKTRAIMPVYLAGLPVDMDQLYSLAKQYQLRVIEDAAQAFGSQWKGQKIGSIGDLVSFSFQANKNLSTVEGGCLVLNNVDEAKLAEKFRLQGLTRQGMDGMDVDILGGKDNLTDVNAVIGLHQLKQLPAFQSRRTALARQYFDVIRAEMKSAGLDDLHLELPLENFTDSNWHMFQVVLPLEQLNVDRAQVMTELKDLGIGTGVHYPAITGFTLYQKLGYRTDSTPIAQRIGRSILTLPLFPGMADEDIGRIASALTGILKKHRKS, from the coding sequence ATGTCGACCACTGAAAATACGCCGCCCTTCATCCCCTTCACGCGCCCACACTTCAATCAAGAAACCATTGATGCCGTAGCTGAGGTCCTGCGTTCTGGCTGGGTCACTTCAGGACCTAAGCTTGCTGAGTTTGAAGCTTCCTTAAGCGAGTATTTTGGTGGACGCCCTGTACGTTGCTTTGCGAATGGCACTGCAACCATGAAGATTGCGTTGCAGGTTGCCGGTATAGGACCAGGTGATGAGGTCATTACCACTCCGATCTCTTGGGTTGCTACCTCCAACGTCATTTTGAGTGTGGGCGCAACACCTGTGTTTGTAGATATTGATCCTCACACTCGCAATATTGACTTGAGTAAAGTAGCCGCTGCCATCAGCCCCAAAACCCGAGCCATCATGCCTGTCTATTTAGCTGGACTGCCAGTCGATATGGATCAACTCTATAGCCTGGCAAAGCAATATCAATTGCGCGTCATTGAAGATGCAGCACAAGCCTTTGGATCACAGTGGAAAGGTCAAAAGATTGGCAGCATTGGCGATCTCGTGAGCTTCAGTTTTCAGGCAAACAAAAATTTGTCCACTGTTGAAGGTGGCTGCTTGGTATTGAACAATGTCGACGAGGCTAAGCTGGCTGAAAAGTTTCGCTTACAAGGTCTCACACGCCAAGGGATGGATGGGATGGATGTAGATATCTTGGGTGGTAAAGATAATTTGACAGATGTAAACGCAGTCATTGGCCTACATCAGCTCAAACAACTGCCAGCATTTCAGTCTCGCAGAACTGCTTTAGCAAGACAGTATTTTGATGTCATCCGCGCTGAGATGAAATCCGCTGGATTGGACGACTTACATTTAGAACTTCCGCTTGAAAACTTTACCGATAGTAACTGGCATATGTTTCAGGTCGTTTTACCGCTTGAGCAATTGAATGTGGATCGTGCGCAAGTAATGACAGAATTGAAAGATCTTGGCATTGGCACCGGCGTTCACTACCCTGCCATTACTGGGTTTACGCTATACCAAAAATTAGGCTACAGAACCGACTCTACCCCAATTGCACAACGCATCGGCCGCTCAATTCTGACTCTCCCCCTCTTTCCGGGAATGGCAGATGAAGATATTGGCCGTATAGCCAGTGCTTTAACAGGAATTCTGAAGAAACACCGCAAAAGTTAG
- a CDS encoding glycosyltransferase family 39 protein, with protein MQFGQIRQSSALNPVSILILVLIYALLWFGTLNYRHLIPSDEGRYAEIAREMLVTGDWITPRYNGYKYFEKPPLQIWATASAFHFFGIGDWQARLWTALTGFLTIIFIGFTAARIYSARAGWLAAIALASSPMWVIGGHVNSLDMGLSAFLVAALCSLLLAQNSRYKTHNRNWMWACWAFMALATLSKGVIGVAIPGMVFVVYSITAWDWKIWKRLHIISGTVLFLAITAPWFVLVSQRNPEFLEFFFIHEHLQRFTQKAHSRTGPIYYFLPLLLLGFLPWIAQVPGAIGQAWRERNREFSSGWLLTCWFAVILGFFSVSQSKLPGYIIPIFPALAMIVGHRLDRNLGFSNALSLPWQIQTLFFAILGGVGFLFLGEVGKQARPDEIEAYAQYTYWVVAALIALILWSLLAFVQSKRHGLSSITSFASGFFLCALIAGTGHETLGRAVSGIDLVKQVKSSIPDKVNFYSVRILDHTVPFYLGRTMTMVEFLDELGFGAKQEPELWLPTLDAFIERWKEDQTAYALMVPEQYIELQKLNVPMQEVGRDSRRVIVKHPESTSTSSQ; from the coding sequence ATGCAATTTGGTCAGATTCGGCAGTCTAGCGCCCTAAACCCAGTCTCTATTTTGATTCTGGTGCTGATTTACGCATTGCTATGGTTTGGCACTCTTAACTACCGACACCTGATTCCATCTGATGAAGGTCGTTACGCTGAGATTGCCCGCGAAATGCTAGTAACAGGAGATTGGATAACCCCTCGCTATAACGGCTACAAATATTTTGAAAAGCCTCCTTTGCAAATTTGGGCTACTGCTAGTGCCTTCCACTTTTTTGGCATTGGCGATTGGCAAGCGCGCTTGTGGACTGCGCTCACTGGGTTTCTAACCATTATTTTTATTGGATTTACTGCAGCGCGTATCTATAGCGCCCGGGCGGGCTGGCTAGCTGCTATCGCTTTAGCCTCCAGTCCAATGTGGGTCATTGGTGGTCACGTGAACTCATTGGACATGGGGTTATCAGCATTCTTGGTTGCCGCTCTCTGCAGTTTGTTGCTAGCGCAAAACTCGCGCTACAAGACCCATAACCGAAATTGGATGTGGGCATGCTGGGCTTTTATGGCCCTAGCAACACTATCTAAAGGTGTCATCGGAGTAGCCATTCCCGGCATGGTGTTTGTGGTTTATTCCATCACCGCGTGGGACTGGAAAATTTGGAAGCGGCTACACATTATTAGCGGCACTGTTTTGTTCCTGGCAATCACTGCCCCTTGGTTTGTGCTGGTATCGCAACGCAATCCTGAGTTCCTCGAGTTCTTTTTTATTCACGAACACTTGCAACGCTTTACTCAGAAAGCCCACAGCAGAACAGGCCCAATCTACTACTTCCTACCCTTGCTGCTCTTAGGTTTCTTGCCCTGGATCGCGCAAGTCCCCGGAGCCATTGGACAAGCTTGGCGAGAGCGTAATCGCGAGTTCTCCAGCGGCTGGCTGCTGACCTGTTGGTTTGCAGTCATCTTGGGATTCTTTAGTGTTTCTCAATCCAAATTACCTGGCTACATCATCCCTATCTTTCCAGCGCTAGCCATGATCGTCGGACATCGCTTGGATCGTAATCTAGGCTTTAGCAATGCACTCTCATTGCCTTGGCAAATACAAACGCTCTTCTTTGCCATTCTTGGTGGAGTTGGCTTTCTCTTCTTAGGTGAGGTTGGCAAACAAGCGCGACCAGATGAAATTGAAGCCTATGCGCAATATACCTATTGGGTGGTTGCAGCACTCATTGCATTGATCCTATGGAGTCTTTTGGCATTCGTGCAGAGTAAGCGCCATGGTTTATCAAGTATTACGAGTTTTGCTAGTGGCTTTTTTCTTTGCGCACTTATTGCGGGTACGGGTCATGAGACTTTGGGACGCGCAGTATCTGGTATCGATCTCGTGAAGCAAGTGAAGTCGAGTATTCCAGACAAAGTCAACTTCTATTCCGTACGAATCTTGGATCACACAGTACCTTTCTATCTAGGAAGGACTATGACGATGGTGGAGTTTTTAGATGAGCTTGGGTTTGGCGCCAAGCAAGAGCCTGAGCTATGGCTACCTACCTTAGATGCATTTATTGAGCGCTGGAAGGAAGACCAAACGGCTTATGCTTTGATGGTTCCGGAGCAATATATCGAGCTACAAAAACTCAATGTTCCCATGCAAGAGGTGGGACGCGATTCGAGGCGCGTGATTGTCAAGCACCCCGAGTCTACAAGTACTTCATCACAATAA
- a CDS encoding glycosyltransferase: protein MTANIAKQDSNPTLSIVIPVFNEEDGLQALFDRLYPALDTLASKRNIAYEVVFVNDGSKDRSAGILAKQVELRPDVTRAVLFHSNFGQHMAIMAGFEYSHGEYIITLDADLQNPPEEIDALTNELLKGHDYVGTIRADRRDSIFRKFASRAMNHLRQKITRITMTDQGCMLRGYSRRIVDLVRQCDESNTFIPALAYTFAANPTEITVKHEERFAGESKYSLYQLIRLNFDLVTGFSVMPLQIFSILGMLLAMAAGSLFIYLLVRRFVLGAEVEGVFTLFALTFFLIGVMLFGLGLLGEYIGRIYQQVRERPRYVVQTVLEKK, encoded by the coding sequence ATGACTGCGAATATAGCTAAGCAAGACAGCAATCCCACACTGAGTATCGTCATCCCCGTTTTTAACGAGGAAGATGGTCTTCAAGCCCTCTTCGATCGCTTATATCCAGCACTCGATACCTTAGCTAGCAAGCGCAACATTGCCTATGAAGTGGTCTTTGTGAACGATGGCAGCAAAGATCGTTCCGCCGGCATCTTGGCTAAGCAAGTGGAATTGCGCCCTGACGTGACTCGGGCAGTTTTGTTTCATAGTAACTTTGGCCAGCATATGGCCATCATGGCCGGTTTTGAATATTCCCATGGTGAATACATCATCACGCTCGATGCCGACTTACAAAATCCCCCTGAAGAAATCGATGCCTTGACGAATGAATTACTTAAAGGTCATGACTACGTCGGCACCATTCGCGCAGATCGTCGCGATAGCATCTTCAGAAAATTCGCTTCACGCGCCATGAATCATCTGCGCCAAAAAATTACGCGCATCACAATGACAGATCAAGGCTGTATGTTGCGTGGCTATAGCCGTCGCATTGTAGATCTCGTGCGTCAGTGCGATGAAAGCAACACCTTCATTCCAGCATTGGCTTATACCTTTGCTGCGAATCCCACTGAGATTACCGTTAAACATGAAGAGCGTTTCGCTGGTGAATCCAAGTACAGCCTGTATCAACTCATTCGCCTGAACTTTGATTTAGTGACCGGCTTCTCTGTGATGCCGCTGCAGATCTTCTCTATCCTAGGTATGTTATTGGCAATGGCGGCTGGTAGTTTGTTTATATACCTACTAGTTCGCCGCTTTGTTCTAGGCGCTGAGGTTGAGGGGGTTTTCACGCTCTTTGCCCTCACCTTCTTTTTGATTGGCGTCATGCTATTTGGCCTTGGCCTGCTTGGCGAATACATCGGCCGAATCTATCAACAGGTTAGAGAGCGTCCACGCTATGTTGTGCAAACTGTTTTAGAGAAAAAATAA
- a CDS encoding peroxiredoxin, with product MTVEIGKPMPQCAVPATSGLTFTPESAKGKKLVIYFYPKDMTPGCTAESGEFRDHIDAFTKANTLIVGVSRDSLKSHDNFRSKLELPFELVADTEEVLCQLFGVMKTKNMYGKQVRGVERSTFLFDSSGNLVREWRGLKIPGHVTEVLQTAQETH from the coding sequence ATGACAGTAGAAATTGGTAAGCCAATGCCCCAGTGCGCAGTCCCAGCAACCTCAGGACTGACTTTTACTCCAGAATCAGCTAAAGGTAAAAAGCTGGTAATTTATTTTTATCCAAAAGATATGACTCCAGGATGTACCGCGGAGTCCGGCGAGTTTCGTGACCATATTGATGCCTTTACCAAGGCGAACACTCTGATCGTTGGCGTATCTAGAGATAGCCTAAAGTCGCATGACAATTTTAGAAGTAAGTTAGAGCTACCATTTGAACTGGTTGCCGATACTGAAGAAGTGCTATGCCAACTGTTTGGTGTGATGAAGACGAAGAATATGTATGGCAAGCAGGTACGTGGAGTTGAGCGCAGTACCTTCCTCTTTGATTCCTCGGGCAATCTCGTGAGAGAGTGGCGCGGCCTGAAGATACCGGGACATGTGACAGAGGTATTACAAACTGCCCAAGAAACGCATTAA
- a CDS encoding formyltransferase: MHAVVFAYHDVGVNCLRALLHEGIQIDLVVTHQDDPNENVWFGSVAKLCEDQKIPYVTPNAAQLIELVPQIQKLAPDYLFSFYYRHMIPAELLACAKIAALNMHGSLLPKYRGRAPVNWAILHGETETGATLHVMEVKPDAGDIVGQSAVLIGPNETATDVFVKVSQAAVNVINQVLPELVQGRVPRKPNLLSDGSYFGGRKPSDGEILWQQTAQQVHDLVRAVAPPYPGAFTDWQGQRMIVARTSLEGPFPAQLDLETPGIQVVDNQVFGIGGDQQAVEILNWFTAKTH, from the coding sequence TTGCACGCAGTCGTCTTTGCTTATCACGATGTGGGTGTCAACTGCCTCAGAGCATTACTCCATGAGGGTATTCAGATTGACTTAGTAGTGACGCACCAAGATGATCCCAATGAAAACGTGTGGTTTGGCAGTGTTGCCAAGCTCTGTGAGGACCAGAAAATTCCTTACGTCACGCCGAATGCGGCTCAACTAATCGAGCTCGTTCCACAGATTCAGAAGCTAGCGCCTGACTATCTATTCTCTTTTTATTACCGCCATATGATTCCCGCAGAGCTTTTGGCTTGCGCCAAGATTGCCGCCCTAAATATGCATGGCTCTCTATTGCCAAAGTACCGTGGTCGCGCACCAGTCAATTGGGCAATCTTGCATGGTGAAACTGAAACTGGCGCCACTCTGCATGTCATGGAAGTCAAGCCGGATGCTGGCGATATCGTAGGGCAGTCAGCCGTCTTAATTGGCCCCAATGAAACCGCTACGGATGTCTTTGTCAAAGTGAGCCAGGCAGCAGTAAATGTAATTAATCAGGTGCTACCGGAGCTGGTTCAGGGCCGCGTACCCAGAAAACCTAACTTACTGTCCGATGGTAGCTATTTTGGCGGGCGTAAGCCTTCGGATGGAGAAATTCTATGGCAACAGACGGCCCAGCAGGTTCATGACCTCGTTAGGGCTGTTGCACCGCCCTATCCTGGGGCTTTTACAGACTGGCAAGGTCAGCGGATGATTGTGGCTCGCACGAGTCTGGAGGGGCCCTTTCCAGCTCAATTAGATCTTGAGACCCCTGGCATCCAAGTGGTTGATAATCAGGTATTCGGCATTGGCGGCGACCAACAAGCGGTAGAGATACTGAACTGGTTTACAGCAAAGACACATTAG
- a CDS encoding polysaccharide deacetylase family protein — protein sequence MAKIALKVDVDTLRGTKEGVPNLARTLERFGLKATFLFSLGPDHTGWALKRVFRPGFLKKVSRTSVVEHYGIKTLLYGVLLPGPDIGKQAAAEMRAIDLAGHETGIHTWDHVAWQDAVRNRDALWTQAQMQKSWDRFLEIFGHPPATYGAAGWQMNETAFEQLDQWGIKYSSDGRAQPNLMPYRFTLPSGKAKHVQYPTTLPTFDELIGIDDADEFGAVKKLLQITQSNPNDQVFTLHAELEGQKLLPAFEQLLAGWLNQGHDLVTMGELHQSWEATKQLDKIAIQPVTWGEIPNRSGELILQLA from the coding sequence ATGGCAAAAATTGCACTCAAGGTAGATGTTGATACCTTACGCGGCACCAAAGAGGGTGTACCAAATTTAGCGCGCACGCTCGAGCGATTCGGTCTCAAGGCCACATTCTTGTTTAGTTTAGGTCCCGACCATACTGGTTGGGCACTCAAGCGGGTGTTTCGCCCCGGCTTCCTCAAGAAGGTGAGCCGCACCTCTGTAGTCGAGCATTACGGCATAAAGACACTACTCTATGGTGTTCTCCTGCCTGGCCCCGATATTGGAAAACAAGCTGCTGCTGAAATGCGTGCAATTGATTTGGCTGGTCATGAGACAGGTATTCATACCTGGGACCATGTGGCATGGCAAGATGCTGTGCGCAATCGCGATGCCCTGTGGACTCAAGCGCAAATGCAAAAAAGCTGGGATCGCTTTCTTGAGATTTTTGGACATCCACCGGCAACTTATGGCGCTGCTGGCTGGCAAATGAATGAGACTGCTTTTGAGCAACTTGACCAATGGGGTATCAAGTACTCCTCTGATGGCAGGGCTCAGCCTAATCTCATGCCTTACCGTTTTACACTGCCTTCTGGCAAAGCAAAACACGTGCAGTACCCCACCACTTTGCCGACTTTTGATGAGTTGATTGGCATTGATGACGCTGATGAATTTGGCGCAGTGAAGAAACTGCTCCAGATTACCCAAAGCAACCCCAATGACCAGGTATTTACTCTGCATGCTGAGCTTGAAGGCCAGAAACTACTTCCCGCCTTTGAGCAACTGCTGGCGGGCTGGCTGAATCAAGGACACGACCTAGTCACCATGGGAGAACTTCACCAATCTTGGGAAGCCACTAAGCAACTGGATAAAATAGCCATACAGCCAGTTACCTGGGGAGAAATCCCTAACCGCAGTGGTGAGCTGATTTTGCAATTAGCGTAA
- a CDS encoding PhoH family protein, translated as MPLPPIPTQIAGQVKISGKDTPNLKKRPAPAKSVAMESDAPHWTDDAEEDLFDAELALEKIKGDRRPATPRNERSNTKLVNVPEKPKRMVRTGPPSLFVLDTNVLMHDPSSLFRFSEHDLFLPMTTLEELDNHKKGMTEVARNARTVSRTLDQLVAGTSGTLDDGIPLNKLGNQDVSGRLFFQTKLTTLALPEGLPEGKGDNVILAVVSELQKTRKGQEVVLVSKDINMRIKARALGLPAEDYFNDQVLEDRDLMYSGVMTLPTDFWPKHGKAMESWADGKSGTMFYRVTGPSVPSMLVNQFVYQENPDGSTPFYAQVKEINGKTALLQTLRDFSHQKNNVWSVTARNREQNFALNLLMNPEVDFITLLGQAGTGKTLLALAAGLEQVLDSKRYNEIIITRATVPVGEDIGFLPGTEEEKMQPWMGAFDDNLEVLHRNEDNAGEWGRAATQELIRSRIKVKSMNFMRGRTFVSKFVIIDEAQNLTPKQMKTLVTRAGPGTKIICLGNIAQIDTPYLTEGSSGLTYVVDRFKGWRHGGHVTLARGERSRLADHAADAL; from the coding sequence ATGCCATTGCCCCCAATCCCAACTCAAATTGCTGGCCAAGTCAAAATTAGCGGTAAGGACACTCCCAATTTAAAGAAGCGTCCTGCTCCAGCCAAGTCTGTTGCGATGGAAAGTGATGCGCCTCATTGGACCGACGATGCAGAAGAAGATCTGTTCGATGCTGAGCTTGCGCTTGAGAAAATTAAAGGAGACCGTAGACCAGCTACGCCACGTAATGAACGTAGTAATACCAAGCTAGTAAATGTCCCAGAAAAACCCAAACGCATGGTTCGTACTGGACCTCCAAGTCTATTCGTCCTGGACACCAACGTGTTAATGCATGATCCGAGCTCTTTGTTCCGTTTCTCGGAGCATGATCTGTTTTTACCAATGACTACGCTGGAAGAATTGGATAACCACAAGAAGGGTATGACTGAGGTGGCTCGCAATGCTCGTACAGTGAGTCGCACCTTAGATCAACTGGTAGCTGGCACTAGCGGCACCCTAGACGATGGCATCCCACTTAATAAATTAGGCAATCAAGACGTATCTGGTCGACTCTTTTTCCAAACCAAGCTCACTACTCTGGCCTTGCCAGAGGGTTTGCCTGAAGGTAAAGGTGACAACGTGATTTTGGCTGTTGTCAGTGAACTGCAAAAGACTCGCAAAGGACAAGAAGTAGTGTTGGTATCCAAAGATATCAATATGCGCATTAAGGCTCGTGCACTAGGATTACCTGCCGAAGACTATTTCAATGATCAAGTATTAGAAGATCGAGATTTGATGTACTCAGGCGTCATGACTTTGCCGACAGATTTTTGGCCAAAACATGGCAAAGCCATGGAAAGCTGGGCCGATGGCAAATCTGGCACGATGTTTTATCGTGTTACGGGCCCTTCGGTACCCAGCATGCTGGTAAATCAGTTTGTTTATCAGGAAAATCCGGATGGTTCAACACCGTTCTATGCTCAGGTGAAAGAGATCAACGGCAAGACTGCGCTTCTCCAAACTTTGAGAGATTTTTCTCATCAAAAAAATAATGTGTGGAGCGTGACTGCGCGTAATCGTGAGCAGAACTTTGCGCTAAATCTGCTCATGAATCCCGAAGTAGATTTCATTACCTTGCTCGGTCAAGCCGGCACCGGAAAAACTTTGCTGGCTTTGGCGGCTGGCTTAGAGCAAGTACTCGATAGCAAGAGATATAACGAGATTATCATCACTCGCGCTACCGTACCTGTTGGCGAAGATATCGGCTTCTTACCGGGCACCGAAGAAGAAAAGATGCAGCCATGGATGGGCGCCTTTGATGACAATCTGGAAGTACTCCATCGCAATGAAGATAATGCTGGTGAGTGGGGTCGTGCTGCCACCCAGGAATTGATTCGCTCGCGCATTAAAGTCAAGAGTATGAACTTTATGCGCGGTAGAACATTCGTAAGTAAGTTTGTCATCATTGATGAAGCACAAAACTTGACACCCAAACAGATGAAGACTCTGGTGACTCGTGCTGGCCCAGGAACGAAGATTATTTGTTTGGGTAACATTGCCCAGATCGACACGCCTTACTTAACCGAAGGCTCTTCAGGTCTTACTTATGTAGTAGATCGCTTCAAAGGTTGGCGTCATGGCGGACATGTGACCCTTGCCCGCGGTGAGCGTTCACGTCTTGCGGATCATGCTGCTGACGCTCTCTAA